From the Pediococcus acidilactici genome, the window AAAAAGACTAGGTAAGAATAAACGCGGGACACAAAAGTCGGGGAATTTCTGAGCATTAACTGAAATAGACCATTATGCCAAATTCAGGCATAATGGTCTATTTTTTTAAGCGGAATAAACTAATTTTTGGAGCACGTTGGGCTTTACTAAAGGCCCAACACCTGATTTACTATCTAAAATGCCAAACCAGTACTTGTAAAACTAAAAAAGTTCCCGCAGCGGCGCCCCAGTTCCAGCGGGGAATGGCGTAAGTTTGGTAGTGGGTACGTGGCTGGTTTTCGCTAAAGCCGTGAGAATGCATGGCAATTGCCAAGTTATCCGACCAGCGCAGCGATAGTAAAATTGCCTTAAAAAAGATTGTGGGGGACCAGACGTGTAAAACTTCCCCACGCATCATGGCTGCGGTTTTAATTTGTTGGACGGCTGTCTTTACCCGTGGGATAAAGTAAAAGGCGCCTAGCGACCCGTAAACGAATTTGGTAGGCAAATGCCAATTTTGTTCGAGGGAACCTAACAGACTTTCGACGGTCGCGGTAAAGGAAAATGCCCCACCCAAAACAATGTAGGCGTAAACCCGGGTAGCCATTATCCAAGCGGTCCGCACCGCGTTGCCAGACCCGTTTAAATAAAACGAAACCCAGGTTGCTACGGCAGGAAGCAGCGGGATTACCAAAAGCAGTCCCAGTTTGCGCACCGCAATTCGTTTCCAAAGCAGGTAGGCTAACCCGCCGATGATAATCACTAGGTTAACGGGAACACTTTTAACAAAGGCGATTTCAAAACTAATTGCCAGAATTAAAATGAATTTAACTGATGAATCCATTTAGCTCCTCCTGATAAATAAGCTGGTGATCGGTCAATGCCAAATGATAGTCGAAAAATTCTGGTAAGCCAGTCAATTGGTGACTGATCATCACGATGGTTTGTTTTTGTACTTGGGCAGCTTTTTGAATTAATTGCATAACCACCCTTACGGAAGCTAAGTCCAAGCCGGCCAAAGGTTCATCAAGCAAAACGAGTGGGTTGCCTAAAATTAACATGGTTAAGATTTGGAGCTTTTTCTTTTGACCACCCGAAAGTTGATAAACAATCTGTTCTTGTAACCCCGTTAAATTAAGACGTTCCAGCCAGTCCTGGATACGGTCGGCAGTCCAATATTGGGGTGCCCGGGCGTGCTGTAAGCTTAGGTCGATTTCTTCCGTGACGGTCATTTTAAGGAATTGCATTTCGGAATCTTGGAAGACCACCGTAGCAGTCTTGGCCCAAGTTCGCGCGTTGAACTGAGAAAGCGGCCGATTATCGTAAAAAAGTTTGCCCTGATAGGGATGAAGTC encodes:
- a CDS encoding energy-coupling factor transporter transmembrane protein EcfT → MDSSVKFILILAISFEIAFVKSVPVNLVIIIGGLAYLLWKRIAVRKLGLLLVIPLLPAVATWVSFYLNGSGNAVRTAWIMATRVYAYIVLGGAFSFTATVESLLGSLEQNWHLPTKFVYGSLGAFYFIPRVKTAVQQIKTAAMMRGEVLHVWSPTIFFKAILLSLRWSDNLAIAMHSHGFSENQPRTHYQTYAIPRWNWGAAAGTFLVLQVLVWHFR